ATGAACTCCTCGGCGGCCATATCCACCTGGCTATCTCCGTCGTCCTTCAATGGAAACGGCGAGTCGGTTACTCTCAGCGGCCTTACCATCGGGCTCTTTCCGAACCCTGGTAACGTCACCAGTGGAGAGGCCTCCACCGGCGCGGCGGTACTGTCGTGGTTGTTCAGTATATCAAGCACCTTCTGAAACGAAGTAGCGGTAGTCACGTCGTCAAAACGATAGGGCTTGGCGCCGAAagagtggtggtggtggtggtggtgtttgCGCTTGTTGTTGAAATGGAATGGGCGGGGATAGACGGGGGTGTTGCTGCAGCTGAATTCATATTCGCGTGGGGATATGAAGGAGAGGGCGTCGTCGGAACGGCAGCTCAAGGCGGAGAAATGGTCATGGAGAGTGAGGTTGTCGGCCATGGCTTTTCCCGCCAGCTTGCCACGCTTGAACATCAAATGGAGATCGCCCATTATTTTGCTCTTGCATATGCCTTTTCTCAGCATGAAGAACACCACGCGAACTATGTTCCATAGCTTCTTGGCCGCCACCATTGTTGGGCTGGGTTCGATTTccattatttctttcttggttGACTCAGAgagattatttttgttctttcttcttagagagagagagagagagagagagatctgcgAGGGTGTTTTGGATGGTCATGGGAGAGGGGGAGGAGAGGTATTTAAAGGgctagaaaataattatattaaggaAAGATTAAGACTAAGTTTTTAGGACAAAAGGGTATCATACCCCACTCTCAACTCTAGTGCGTTGTATTTCGAGATAGAGAGATTTCCTATAAAGGTTTGGAAAGTGTTGCCACGCGCTTCATATCAGCACTGGTTACTTTTGTACGAAGTTGTCATTGAGATTACCAGAAGGTCCCTGTGGTGGCAACCAAATTACTTAAGTAAGTCCTTCAGCTTCAGCCTTCAATGATTACAGATATTTGGCACTTTCTTAAATGCCAGAATTAGCCTTTTGTCTTCGACACAAAGGTTACAACCAATTCCACCACTCGGGAGAAAaatcaaacctttttttttttttttttttttttttttttttttttttttttatcttttcagaattattattatgggatgcatttaattaattttgtatttaaataactaatggaataaattatttaaattttaataaattaattagagtatttaaatataataaattaattagcaTTACTCTCTTATTCAACTCCAAGAATCTAGTGGACCACTGTCTTAAATGGAAAATGGACACACCTACCAAAAATAATTAGCAATTGACCGGGAGGGCCAAGAGGACCTGAAAGGTCACGTCCAATACTATTCTTAGAaatccaaaatataaataaataaataaaataaaacataggaatcttgaatttttttaacttcaaagGAAATAAATCAGGGTTTTGTAAGGAATGACAGACGTACAGCGTATAAGTCATTATTTATATGcgtttatgaaaagaaaattgatttatatagaggtt
This is a stretch of genomic DNA from Carya illinoinensis cultivar Pawnee chromosome 3, C.illinoinensisPawnee_v1, whole genome shotgun sequence. It encodes these proteins:
- the LOC122304713 gene encoding uncharacterized protein LOC122304713, whose protein sequence is MEIEPSPTMVAAKKLWNIVRVVFFMLRKGICKSKIMGDLHLMFKRGKLAGKAMADNLTLHDHFSALSCRSDDALSFISPREYEFSCSNTPVYPRPFHFNNKRKHHHHHHHSFGAKPYRFDDVTTATSFQKVLDILNNHDSTAAPVEASPLVTLPGFGKSPMVRPLRVTDSPFPLKDDGDSQVDMAAEEFIKKFYKDLTLQKRKAALESPYYAMRGRR